ATCCGTTTGCGACTGGCGCCAACGAGCAAAGGCTGACCCAAAGCGTGGAACAGCGGCAGCGCATTGAGCAGCGCCAGATTATCGCCAAGCGATTTGCCAAAACCCAAGCCCGGATCAATGATGATCTTCTCACGCTTAACGCCTGCGGCCGCAACCGCGTCAATGCGCTCTGCCAGCCAATCAAAGACATCGCGCACAACATCCGAATAGCCCTTATCATTTTCATGCGGATCATCGCCTTGTGATGGCGCATGCATCAGGACCACAGGACAGTCCGCCTTCAATATCACCTCTATCGAGCGATGGTCATAGAGCAGCGCGGAGATATCGTTCACCAAAGCGGCGCCTGCAGCAAGTGCAGCCTCCATTACTGCGGCGTTGCGTGTGTCTATGGAGATTATAGTGCCTGATGCGACGAGTTGCTGCACCACAGGTTCAATGCGCGCAATCTCATCCCCTTCCCATACAGTCTGCGCGTTGGGCCGGGTTGATTCACCGCCGATATCGACCATCGCGGCACCATGCGAAGTCATCGCAAAACCAGCATCGACCGCCTGATGCGGTGTATCGTGCTCTCCGCCATCGGAAAAACTGTCGGGAGTGACGTTGAGTATGCCCATAATCTGCGGCTGATCAAAGCGCAGAGTGCGCTGTTGTAGTGCAATCGGAGCATGGGCTTCTTGCAAATTGGCGTATTGCCGCTGCACCTGCTCGCGCGCGGCTTTGGGGACGTCTGCCAAAGTATCGTTGTTAAACGTATCCGCTACAATGACCGCGCGATACGCCAGCGTATCGCCATCCCAGCAATCCAATCGAAGCATATTCGCCCAGACCATCGAGCCGCCAAGGCGAATAGCACTGCCCTCAACCGCTTGTGGGCTTTGCGCCAGCGCTACTGGATGAAGATAGGCGCGCATCAAGGATTCCGATCAGGGTTCGGTCGCGAGAATATAGGTCTGGCGCTGGGTATCGATAGGCTGCATGCCCTTTTCCGGGTCATCAATATGCCAGAAAGTCCAGCCATTGCAGCTCGGCGCATCCTGCATAGTCGCGCCAATTTTGTGAATCGAACCCTGCTTGCCTTCACAGACCAGCGACCCATCGGCCTGCACCGTCGCCGCCCAGCGGCGCTTGCGATCATGCAGAACTGTACCCGGCGCGACATAGCCGGTGCTCACCAATGTTCCGAATGCGACACGTGGCGCGCTGCGCGGAGATTGCATCGTCTTGAGGGCGGATTCATCAAGCGGAAGTGCGTCGGATATACGCTGTTCGGCAACCTCGATATAGGTCTCATCGCGCTCACAGCCGATCCAATCACGCCCCAGACGCCGCGCAACGGCGCCGGTGGTGCCAGTACCAAAGAACGGGTCAAGCACAACATCACCTTTATTGGTCGAGGCCAGCAATACGCGATAGAGCAACGCTTCCGGTTTCTGTGTCGGATGCGCCTTTTTGCCATTGCGCTTCAGCCGCTCGGAACCGCCGCAAATCGGCAGCACCCAGTCAGAGCGCATCTGCAGTTCGTCATTCAGTGTCTTCATTGCGCGATAGTTGAAAGTGTATTTCGACTTCTCGCCATGCGAGGCCCAGATCATCGTCTCATGCGCATTGGTAAAACGCGTGCCGCGGAAATTGGGCATCGGATTGGCCTTGCGCCAGACAATATCGTTGAGGATCCAATAGCCCAGATCCTGCAGCACTGCGCCGACGCGAAAGATATTGTGATAGCTGCCAATTACCCAGAGCGAGCCATCAGGCTTGAGTACACGGCGCGCCTCTGTCAGCCAGGCACGGGTAAACTCATCATAAGCGCGGAAGGTGTCAAACTTGTCCCAGTCATTATCAACCGCATCAACAACCGAGCCTTCGGGCCGGGTAAGATCGCCACCCAGTTGCAGATTATAGGGCGGATCGGCGAACACCATATCGACAGACGCATCGGGCAGACCGCGCATCGCCTCGATACAATCGCCGCGCAAAATCGTATTGAGCGGCAGCGCAGGCGCTTTTGCCTTTGCCTTTGCAGCCGGACGCTTTTTTGCATTAATTCTCTCTTCCGAGCGTGTCAGAGCCATATTTCTCACCCTTTTGGCTTGTAGGGAAACGACCCTGAGTCCAGTCGGTTCCGCGGTCAAGCAGCGAGTTGGCAACACTTCTTTCAGAAAATGGTTAACGCTTTGAGAACACAATGAGTCCAAATCAGTATATGGAGTCTTCCGCCGCTTTACGGACTCAAGACCTAGTGGTGTGCCCCAAAGGACTCACCTGACAAAAAACATGGCTTTATTGCAGTTTCAAGACGCGAGAACGCGTGCAACGGGAGCAAAACTGCGCCTGTGCTGGGCCGTAGCACCATATTTCTCCAACGCGATCATATGCTCTTTGGTGCCATAGCCCTTATTGTGTCGCCAGCCATAGAGATCAGCTTCGCCCGCCAGTTCGGCCATTAACCGGTCGCGATGCTCCTTGGCGATGATCGAAGCGGCGGAGATGGCCGGGTCGCTGGCATCGCCGCCAATAATCGCTTCGGCCTCATAGTGCCATATGGGCAGACGATTGCCATCGACATGCACACGATTAAAGCCCGCGTTGATTGCATCCACAGCACGAATCATCGCCTGCATTGTCGCCTGCAATATGTTGATGCGGTCAATCTCTTCAGCCTGGACAACACCGATACCGAATGCGCAATGCGCCCTTATCTGTGATTCCAGCTCCGCTCGTCGCTTGGCTGTGAGTTTCTTGCTGTCCGCCAGACCGGTAATACCGTGATTTTCAGGTAGTATGACCGCTGCCGCTACTACCGGCCCGGCCAATGGCCCGCGCCCGGCTTCATCCACGCCGCATATGATCGGTATGTCTTGCATAAGGCCATCTAGGAAAGCCTGAAGCTTCACCGCCACATTCTTTGCAGAGTTTTCCCCAAAGCATTGCAAAGGGCGCTGAAAAAGAGGACATTAGGCCCATGATTACCGGAGATTCCCTTATGCCTCGCCTTACCCTCTCCATCGCCCTTCCGCTTGCCCTGATCGCCTGCAATTCCAGCAGCGACGCCCAAGCGGAAAACAGTGCAGAAAACAGCGAGCCCAAATATGTTACCGGCGGGGCATCGGAAGAATGGCCTTTTCTCGCTGAGGAAGTTGCCATGTTCAACGAGCCTTGGGCCATGACCTTTATGGATGATGGCACTATGCTCGTCACCGAAAAGCCGGGCAAACTCTATCTCGTCACTAAGAGCGGTGAAAAAAGTGAAGTCGCTGGCGTTCCAGAAGTCGATTATGGCGGTCAGGGTGGCTTGGGCGATATCGTGCTGGCACCCGATTTTGCCGAAAGCAGCATGATCTATCTCAGTTGGGTTGAAAGCGGCGGCGACGATACCCGTGGCGCAGTGGTCGGGCGCGCAAAGCTGGCCATGCCCGAAAAGGGCAGCGACAGCGCACCGCGACTGGAAGACATGGAAATCATCTGGAAGCAATTCCCCAAAGTGACCGGGCGTGGCCATTATTCGCATCGCATCGCCTTTTGCCCCGATGGTGACCATTTGTTTATCGGCTCGGGCGAACGGCAGAAATTTGATCCGTCGCAGGATATGCAGGCCAATCTCGGCAAGATTGTCCGCCTCTACCCCGATGGCCGCGTGCCGGAGGATAACCCGTTTTTTGATCAGGGCGGCGTGACCGCACAAATCTGGTCGCTGGGCCATCGCAATATTCTCGGCCTCGCCTTTGATGCTGAGGGGCGGCTGTGGAACCAGGAAATGGGCCCGCGTCATGGCGATGAACTCAACTTGGTGCAGCGCGGCAAGAATTACGGTTATCCCATCGTTTCCAATGGCGATCATTATAGCGGTGAGGAAATCCCTGACCATGATACGCGGCCCGAATTTGAAGCACCGGTGACCTATTGGGTCCCCGCTATCTCACCGGCAGGTTTGGGTTTTTATGATGGCGATATGTTCCCGGAGTGGAAAGGCAGCGCCTTTATCGGCGGACTGTCGAGCGAGGCGCTAGTGCGTGTCAGTTTTGACGGCACGAAAGCCGAGGAGGCCGAACGCTTCGAAATGGGAGCACGTATCCGCGAGGCTGAACAGGGACCGGATGGCCATTTATGGGTGCTTGAGGATGAGCGCCGTGGATCGGGCGGTCGGTTGCTAAGGCTTAGTCCGAAGCCTTAACGACACAGGCTGGGCATGAACATCCCGCGATCAGCCAAATCGAGGTGAAAATGGTTAGCATGAGCCGCGTTATAGTCGGGCGACAATGTTGTGGTGAAGATATCGCAAGCACCATCGCGCACATCACGCAAAAATGCCGCTTTATCCGCCTCGCCATCCCAATCTTCCAAGACACTTACAGCCACGCCATTACTAAGGGTAAATCCAGCAATATCAAGCGCGTCAGCAGTGGAGTGCTGGCTCCATTTATCTGAGTTTGCTCCATTGATGCGGCGGCAATTATAGCTGCCAATATGGGTTATGGCGATGACGTACACATCGGCACCAAAATGCTTCGCCGCCGCCTGCTGCACGACATGCTCTTCCCATAACACTAACCCTGAAACCATCGGACAGGACGGCGCAACGCCATCAGGGGTGTAGCGAATGGCAAGGGCCTCAGAAACGTCCGGGCGGACAGCATCAGAGACGAGACAAGGTCCCTCTCCCTTTGTCTCCATCGGCGTGTAGCTTATGCCGACCCCATCGAGCTCCGCAAAACACAGTTCCTTCGCCGCGCCGAGCTTCGCAAGCTTGGCGGGAGTGAAGAGACCTACCTGATCAGCCAAGGAAAAATCGGTCCAGGGGAAATCCTGAGGGTACTGCTTAAACCGTTCGCGTAGAAAAATGGCCGCAAGCAGCAGCATCAAAAGCAGCACAGCCACCCGCACCCAGCGCCCTTTAGCGCGGCGTCTCCTGGCCATATTCAGCTACCCAGCCTATCCTTAAGTTGCGCCGAGAAGGTGCGGATACGCTTGGCATTAACGCCAATATCGCTCAGGCCAAAGCGGGACACCGAACGAATATCGACAATGCTGCCCTCTCCGCTCGCATCGGGTATCGCGCGCACCACCACATCATCCTTGAACTTGAGCAGGGCAACCGTGTCGGTGGCCTCTAGCCGACCATTTTCGGTATCGGCAGTTGCCACCTTCCATTCATTGGCAATCGCTATTTCCTCTGCTTCTTCAATCACTTCAGCAACAGGCTTATCAAAGCGCAAAGTCTCAATATCGGGATAGCCTTCGCGATGCATCACCTGCCAGCGTTCAAAGGCGTCCAGCCCGGCATATTCGGGATCACCGCGCCCGGGAATATCGGCATAATTGTCCTGCCTCAGGCTCAGGGTCACATATTGCGGCGGGTTTTCCAGATCGGTCGAGATATCATGGATCATCGGCAGCGAAGACGCCTTGGCGATATGATAGCCGATATAACCGACATACCCGCCAGACAGGATAAGTGCGAGGACCGTCACCAGAACGATCCGGCCACCCTTGCGGCGATAATAGACCAGAATCAGCAGCGCCAATATCAGGGTAATCAGGCCAAGAAAGAACGTCCCGGTCAAAGCCTGCATGCCAACATCAAGGCTCCACCAGCGCTCACCCGCGCCAATAGCGCCCAATAGCGCTCCGCCAACCGTCAATATCCCCAGCACCAAAGATGTGCGCGCGAGCCAGATTGACCAGTGCCGCGCGGTTTCACGCGCTTCACTATCCGCATCGATAGCCATAAAATGAAAATTCCCTCATCACGGCATCCTAATGCCTCTCACTGCGTTGTTCTATCAAAGCCCAAAGGGGTCGACAACCATATGGGTTATCCGCCAATAGCGATAACCACCTCAACTATTTGAAAGAAACCGGCCACATCATGCTCAGCGAAGGAGACAAAACCCGCGCCAAACGCTTTGTTATGTTTACGGTTTTTGTCTACGCGCTGGGATTTGGTATCATCATTCCTGTGTTGCCCAGCTTTATAATGATGCTGGAAGATATTGATCTGGCTCGTGCAACTTTTCTTGGCGGGCTGATTGCATCATCCTATGCCCTGTTCCAGTTCCTGATGGGGCCGCTGATCGGCAATCTCAGCGATCGTTTTGGCCGCCGCCCGGTGTTCATGCTTTCGCTTATCGGCTTTGCGATTGATTATCTGCTGATGGGTTTTGCGCCAAATGTGATCTGGCTTTTTGTCGGCCGTTCCATTGCCGGCGGTCTGGGCGCGATATTCGGGCCGGCAAACAGCGCCATGGCGGATATGCTAAGCGAAGATGAGCGCGCGAAAGGTTTTGGCCTGATTGGTGCAGCCTTTGGCATCGGTTTCGTACTGGGGCCGGCGATTGGCGGCCTGATCGCCAATTATGACCCTCGCCTGCCCTTCTTCCTCGCAGCCGGATTAGCAGGCGTCGCCTTTGTCTATGGTTTCTTCGCCTTTCCCGAGACACTCCCCGAGAGCAAACGCCGCCCTTTCGATCTCAAACGTGCCAATCCGGTTGGTGCCCTGAGAGCACTCGGCAAAGTCCCCGCCATTCATCGCCTCGCAGCGGTCTATCTGCTGTGGTTGACCGCCACCAATATCTACCCTGCGACCTGGAGCTATTTTGCCCGGGCGCAATATGGCTGGGATAACGCCTTTGTCGGCTATTCGCTGGCGATTGTCGGTATCTCCATGGCGATGTTCCAGACGCTGGTTATCGGCCGTTCGGTCAAGCGCTTTGGCGAACGACGCACCGCGCTGATTGCCATTTCCTGCGCGATTATTGGCTTTACCTTCAATATGCTCAATCCCATTGGCTGGGCGACATTGCTGGTCTGTTTCCTGATCGGGGTACAGGCTATGGCCCTGCCCTCTATCAACGCGATGATGTCGCGGCGGGTTTCCGAATCCATGCAGGGCGAGCTGCAGGGCTTTAACGGCAGCCTGTCGGCGCTCGCGGCGCTGATTGCGCCCCTGCTCTATAACTCGGTTTTGACCTACGCCATCGCGCCAGAGAGCAGCATCTACTTCCCCGGCGCGCCTTTTGCTATCGCAATTGCCATTGCCGCTTTAACGCTTGTCATCATTGCCTCGGTCGAAACTCGCGCCCAGCCGGGTGTTGCTCGACAAAGCATCTGATCCTCCCTATGCACCCGTGCTTTGTTGCGAAGGAAGCATAGACATCGCATGACTGCGCTTTATCCCCTTGCCCAGGTGCCGCCGGAATTGGTCGAGGCGCTCCTTGATCGCGTGTTCGGCGAGGACCGTCACAACCGCACAGCATATAGAGTGCGTGCCGGTTCTGCGCAGCTTGATGCCCTCTCCTTCGCCGCACTCGATGATAATGATTATCTTGTTGGGTCCATCCAATGCTGGCCGGTTAAGCTGAGCGCGGACAATGGCGATGAATTTCCGATGATCATGGTCGGCCCGGTTGCGGTTGATCCGGAACATCAGAATATCGGTATTGGCCGCGCGCTGATGACCGCGATGATGGAAGCCATGTCCGCCAATGCTCCGCTCCCCTTGGTGATGATCGGTGACCCGGAATATTATGGCCGCCACTTCGCCTTCAGCGCCAAGCGAACACAGCAATGGCAATTACCCGGCCCATTTGAGCGCGAACGGCTTCTGATCAAGACGATCAAAGGCCTGAAACTGCCCGAAGCGGCAACGCTTGGCCCGTGGTTACACCCTGCAAAAACTTAGAAGATTGCAGTTCAACATCTCCCTTCCTCTTCAGAGGAGGGGCAGTGAGACTTAGGGCCGAAAGGCCCTTAGTCGCAGCGGGGTGGTGTAGCGGCAAGCGCCGCGCTTTGTAATTCCACCACCCCAACCCCTCCTCTGAAGAGGAGGGGCTTTTCACACACCCTATTGCCGCATGCAGCTATTTCCCGTTACATCGCTTCCATGCCCTATACGCCTCCTCCGAATATCCAATCGCTCGACTTGAAAGCCTTGTCTCAGCTGGTTTCCGACCAAAGCCGCCCGCCGGTGGAGAAATGGCAACCCGAAGCCGAGAGCGACAGCTATATGCGGATTGACCGCAATGGCCGCTGGTATCATCGTGGAGATGAGATCAAACGTCCGGCCATGGTGCGGCTTTTCTCTACCATATTGCGCCGCGAAGAAGATGGTCGTTTCGCGCTGGTCACGCCTTACGAGAAGCAGCATATTGCAGTTGAAGACGCACCTTTTCTGGCCGTTGAGCTATCGGCGCAGCACAATGATGGAAGCTATTCGCTGACATTCCGGCTCAACACCGACGAGCTGGTGATCGCCGGCAAAGACAATCCGCTGCGCATGGAAGGGCCGGATAATGATCCGCGCTTCTATCTGACTGTCCGGCCCGGTCTCGAAGCGCTGCTATCGCGCACCGCCCATTATGATCTGGTCAATCTGCTGCTCGATCAAAGCGAGAATGCACCCGATTATCGCCTCGACTATGGCGGCGCGGAGCTGGAACTGCACCTTGCCGATACGGAAGACGCCGCCTGATGAGTATCGACACCTTGCGGCTGCGGCTGGAAGCGGCCCTGAAAAGCAGCGCCAATAAGCAGGTTCCCGATGAAT
The sequence above is drawn from the Parasphingorhabdus sp. SCSIO 66989 genome and encodes:
- the folP gene encoding dihydropteroate synthase — encoded protein: MRAYLHPVALAQSPQAVEGSAIRLGGSMVWANMLRLDCWDGDTLAYRAVIVADTFNNDTLADVPKAAREQVQRQYANLQEAHAPIALQQRTLRFDQPQIMGILNVTPDSFSDGGEHDTPHQAVDAGFAMTSHGAAMVDIGGESTRPNAQTVWEGDEIARIEPVVQQLVASGTIISIDTRNAAVMEAALAAGAALVNDISALLYDHRSIEVILKADCPVVLMHAPSQGDDPHENDKGYSDVVRDVFDWLAERIDAVAAAGVKREKIIIDPGLGFGKSLGDNLALLNALPLFHALGQPLLVGASRKRMIGALSNEEPTDQRLPGSLALALHAMNSGTHILRVHDVPETLQAMRVWRGLRDSALTSF
- a CDS encoding site-specific DNA-methyltransferase, with the protein product MALTRSEERINAKKRPAAKAKAKAPALPLNTILRGDCIEAMRGLPDASVDMVFADPPYNLQLGGDLTRPEGSVVDAVDNDWDKFDTFRAYDEFTRAWLTEARRVLKPDGSLWVIGSYHNIFRVGAVLQDLGYWILNDIVWRKANPMPNFRGTRFTNAHETMIWASHGEKSKYTFNYRAMKTLNDELQMRSDWVLPICGGSERLKRNGKKAHPTQKPEALLYRVLLASTNKGDVVLDPFFGTGTTGAVARRLGRDWIGCERDETYIEVAEQRISDALPLDESALKTMQSPRSAPRVAFGTLVSTGYVAPGTVLHDRKRRWAATVQADGSLVCEGKQGSIHKIGATMQDAPSCNGWTFWHIDDPEKGMQPIDTQRQTYILATEP
- a CDS encoding ribonuclease HII → MQDIPIICGVDEAGRGPLAGPVVAAAVILPENHGITGLADSKKLTAKRRAELESQIRAHCAFGIGVVQAEEIDRINILQATMQAMIRAVDAINAGFNRVHVDGNRLPIWHYEAEAIIGGDASDPAISAASIIAKEHRDRLMAELAGEADLYGWRHNKGYGTKEHMIALEKYGATAQHRRSFAPVARVLAS
- a CDS encoding PQQ-dependent sugar dehydrogenase; this translates as MPRLTLSIALPLALIACNSSSDAQAENSAENSEPKYVTGGASEEWPFLAEEVAMFNEPWAMTFMDDGTMLVTEKPGKLYLVTKSGEKSEVAGVPEVDYGGQGGLGDIVLAPDFAESSMIYLSWVESGGDDTRGAVVGRAKLAMPEKGSDSAPRLEDMEIIWKQFPKVTGRGHYSHRIAFCPDGDHLFIGSGERQKFDPSQDMQANLGKIVRLYPDGRVPEDNPFFDQGGVTAQIWSLGHRNILGLAFDAEGRLWNQEMGPRHGDELNLVQRGKNYGYPIVSNGDHYSGEEIPDHDTRPEFEAPVTYWVPAISPAGLGFYDGDMFPEWKGSAFIGGLSSEALVRVSFDGTKAEEAERFEMGARIREAEQGPDGHLWVLEDERRGSGGRLLRLSPKP
- a CDS encoding extensin family protein, with product MAVLLLMLLLAAIFLRERFKQYPQDFPWTDFSLADQVGLFTPAKLAKLGAAKELCFAELDGVGISYTPMETKGEGPCLVSDAVRPDVSEALAIRYTPDGVAPSCPMVSGLVLWEEHVVQQAAAKHFGADVYVIAITHIGSYNCRRINGANSDKWSQHSTADALDIAGFTLSNGVAVSVLEDWDGEADKAAFLRDVRDGACDIFTTTLSPDYNAAHANHFHLDLADRGMFMPSLCR
- a CDS encoding DUF1499 domain-containing protein, which codes for MAIDADSEARETARHWSIWLARTSLVLGILTVGGALLGAIGAGERWWSLDVGMQALTGTFFLGLITLILALLILVYYRRKGGRIVLVTVLALILSGGYVGYIGYHIAKASSLPMIHDISTDLENPPQYVTLSLRQDNYADIPGRGDPEYAGLDAFERWQVMHREGYPDIETLRFDKPVAEVIEEAEEIAIANEWKVATADTENGRLEATDTVALLKFKDDVVVRAIPDASGEGSIVDIRSVSRFGLSDIGVNAKRIRTFSAQLKDRLGS
- a CDS encoding MFS transporter, with product MLSEGDKTRAKRFVMFTVFVYALGFGIIIPVLPSFIMMLEDIDLARATFLGGLIASSYALFQFLMGPLIGNLSDRFGRRPVFMLSLIGFAIDYLLMGFAPNVIWLFVGRSIAGGLGAIFGPANSAMADMLSEDERAKGFGLIGAAFGIGFVLGPAIGGLIANYDPRLPFFLAAGLAGVAFVYGFFAFPETLPESKRRPFDLKRANPVGALRALGKVPAIHRLAAVYLLWLTATNIYPATWSYFARAQYGWDNAFVGYSLAIVGISMAMFQTLVIGRSVKRFGERRTALIAISCAIIGFTFNMLNPIGWATLLVCFLIGVQAMALPSINAMMSRRVSESMQGELQGFNGSLSALAALIAPLLYNSVLTYAIAPESSIYFPGAPFAIAIAIAALTLVIIASVETRAQPGVARQSI
- a CDS encoding GNAT family N-acetyltransferase encodes the protein MTALYPLAQVPPELVEALLDRVFGEDRHNRTAYRVRAGSAQLDALSFAALDDNDYLVGSIQCWPVKLSADNGDEFPMIMVGPVAVDPEHQNIGIGRALMTAMMEAMSANAPLPLVMIGDPEYYGRHFAFSAKRTQQWQLPGPFERERLLIKTIKGLKLPEAATLGPWLHPAKT
- a CDS encoding DUF1285 domain-containing protein, translated to MPYTPPPNIQSLDLKALSQLVSDQSRPPVEKWQPEAESDSYMRIDRNGRWYHRGDEIKRPAMVRLFSTILRREEDGRFALVTPYEKQHIAVEDAPFLAVELSAQHNDGSYSLTFRLNTDELVIAGKDNPLRMEGPDNDPRFYLTVRPGLEALLSRTAHYDLVNLLLDQSENAPDYRLDYGGAELELHLADTEDAA